The genomic segment TAAACCCCTATCTTCCCTAAGCCTAAGTGGATTCCCTTGCGAAGCGTATACATTGTGTCAGGCTAAGCTAAAAAAAGACTATGGCGAAAACTAATCAATGATGACCTTCCATGGATTCTCCTATATAAGCCGCAGCTAAAGTTGCAAAAATAAGAGCTTGAATACCACTTGTAAATAATCCAAGGAACATGACAGGTATAGGAATCACTAAAGGTACTAAAGAAACAAGAACAACAACTACTAATTCATCAGCTAATATATTTCTGAAAAGTCGAAAACTAAGCGATAAGGGTTTTGTGAAATCTTCTAAGATGTTAATGAGTAAAAGGATTGGAGTTGGTTGAATgtatttaccaaaataccccaaTCCTTTTTTGCTAAGGCCTGCATAGAAATATGCTACTGACGTGAGTAAAGCTAAAGCAACGGTAGTATTTATATCATTTGTAGGTGCGGCTAACTCACCATGAGGTAACTGTATGATTTTCCAAGGTAAAAGAGCCCCTGACCAATtcgaaacaaaaataaataaaaatagagttccAATAAATGGAACCCATGGACCATATTCTTCTCCAATCTGAGTTTTGCTCACGTCTCGAATGAATTCAAGAACATATTCAAAAAAATTCTGACCAGCTGTAGGAATGGTTTGTGGATTACGAACAGCTAGAATGGCCGAACCTAATAAGATAGCAATTACAACCCAAGAAGTAATAAGTACTTGGGCATGGACTTGAAAACCTCCTATTTGCCAATAAAAATGCTGGCCTACTTCCACGCCGGATATATCGTATAACACTTTTAGTGTGTTGATGGAACATAATAAAAAATTCATATTACCCTCTGAAAGAAATAGAACTTTAAAAGAAATTATTTTGATTCACCCAGCTCTTTTTCGACTCGCCCACAAGAATCGTCTATTTTGAATATCAACTAATCACATCAAAGCCTCAGTTATTTTTATCTCTTTTGTGCGATTCAGGAATAGTAATCGGTTCAATAAATCTATATTCTATGGAGTTCCCAAAATAATTTCCTTATCTTATTATTAATCAAGAATTTCGTATATAGCTAGAATGACCCTCACAAATCGCAAATACTAATTTGTTAAGAATTAATCGGATTGAAGCTATAGCGTCATCATTCGCTGGAATCGAAATATCTACTAAATCCGAGTCACAATTTGTATCGATTAAACAAATCGTTGGAATTCCCAAAGTGATACATTCTCGAAGAGCCGTATATTCTTCTTGCTGATCAACAATTATTACAATATCAGGTAACCCCGTCATATATTTAATCCCGCCCAAATATGTTTGCAAGTGAGATAGTTGTCTCTTCAACACAACCGCATCTCTTTTCAGAAGACGGTTGAGTCTGCCCGTCTTTTGTTCCGTTCTCAAGTCTCTGAACTTATGAAGTCTCGTTTCTGTAGTATACCAATTCGTTAACATACCACCAAGCCATTTTTTATTAACATAATGACACCGAGCCTTTCTTGCTGCCCCTGCTACTGAATCAGCTGCTTTATTTTTGGTACCAACAATTAAGAATTGTTTTCCCCTACTTGCTGCATCAAAAACTAAATCACAAGCTTCTGATAAAAACCGAGCTGTTCTAGTAAGATTTATAATATGAATACCTTTACGCTTTGCAGATATATAAGGTGCCATTCTAGGATTCCATTTCTTAGTACCATGACCAAAATGTACTCCAGCTTCCATCATCTCTTCCAAATTGATGTTCCAATATCTTCTTGTCATTTCTCCCCccacttcttctcttttttttttttcaaagaaaaaaaagagatgaGGTACcctgaaaatagaaaaaaataatagtTCCCATGGAACCTTTTCTTCTAACAGAAATTGGCCGTTGATACGCGATCCAAGccgttcattttttttttcaatctttctTTTCTATTCTTTATTATTCTCCTTATTACTATTACCAAATCAAATGACTGCAACCACAAATAGACAAAAAGGATGAGTCTGCTGTTAGGAATCATTAAATCCTAGAAATGATTGTTCTGATGTATCATGTACATTCTTTGaaatacaaaaagaaaataattCTCTGTGGTGGAATAAAATATCTCTCATTTCCCACTCAAATAAATTCTTATTTTGGGGTTCCAAAGGAATGTTATTATGCTTCCTTGAACAGTGCACTAATCCTTTGAATCCGGTACCAACGAATCCGGTACCAACGGGTATCATCCCCCCTAGAACAACATTTTCTTTCAGACCTTTCAACCAATCAATACGACCGCGTAAAGCGGCTTTTGCTAAAGCGCGAGCAGTTTCTTGAAAACTCGCTTCAGATATGAAACTTTGAGTATTTAGAGATGCTTTCGTTATTCCCAATAATATAGCTAGGTAACAAATTGCTTCTTCCAAAGCGCGCCCCGTTCGTTCCGCCCGCAACAATCCAATAAGTTCTCCGGGTAAAAAAACATTAGACATTCCATCTTCTGAAACCACCACTTTTGATGTTATTTGACGGACAATAATTTCTATATGTCTATTATGGATATGCACACCCTGGGATCGATAAACCTTTTGGATCTTATTAACCAAAGAGATACGACTTTGGACTATAGTTAGCTCAGCACCAATCAAGAACCCCCAAGGAATTCCAAGAATTCTTGTTAGAAGTTCGTTCCAACCCTCAACTCTCTTTTCTAGGTTCATTGATATTGAATCAATCGAACGAACTTCTAACACTTGTTCCACTTTTGGAAGACCCTGCGTTATATCCCCAGATCTTGATTTTTCATATATAAATGTAACTAATGTATCTCCTTCGGAAAGTTTTTCTCCATAATGGCCATGAACagttgctcctggagtggctaaATAGGGCTTCGCCAATCTTATTACTACAGAGTCAATTTGAACAATTATAACTTGACCCGATTTTAGGTGTGGTCCATGTTTGACTATACATACATTTTCACAAAAAAACCGCCCAAGGCTAATTATTgtggattttttttataataattatgataataattattatcaaaaAACTGCCAATTCAAGTTGAATGGATTCAAACGGGTGTTACTGCAAGGATCGGAATTATAAACTATCCCGTTTTCGTCCATTAAATAATATTGAAGTACTTGAAAAGGCTGTGTGAAATTGTCAAGTTGCAAATATTTAGTTACCGAGATCTGATTATGAGTTTTTAAAAGGTAATAAAAGTTCTCAATTTGAGAGGATGTTCCTAAAGGGCCTAACGAATTCCTAATTGGAATTAGAGGGTCTATTTTAATTGATTCTTTTATCCCATTGGAATATTGTACATCGTTGAATGGACTCATTTGACAACAATTAGATGATGACAAAATTATCAAAGATTGAGATTCCTTACTTCTATTCAACAACGTATGAATAGTTCCTTGATTTTGTCTAAGTGATTGTTGAATCTTTTCCTTGGAATAAATAGAATAAAATGGATTGGTACAATCTGACCTATTTTCATAGATCAATCCTGAACCTAACGGATCATTTCTTTTTCTGATATACCAAATATTGGGTTTCGCTAAGTTGATTCTTAGGAAATCGCGAATCAGACCATTTGTACTTACTTCAACAAAGTAAACGTGGGCTTCTTCGCTAGAAGAACTTTTGTTGTCTTGATCCCAGTTCAACATTAAACAAGTCCGAACTAATTGAATACTAGTTCCAGAAATTCCCAAAATGGGTTTGCCATTTCCATGAAGAATATAATTTACAACTCTAAGTTCTAGATTATCCTTTTCCTGCAACAAATCCTGGGGAAAAAGTGTTTCTAAATTTATACCGTTCCC from the Humulus lupulus chromosome X, drHumLupu1.1, whole genome shotgun sequence genome contains:
- the LOC133803696 gene encoding ATP synthase subunit a, chloroplastic-like gives rise to the protein MNFLLCSINTLKVLYDISGVEVGQHFYWQIGGFQVHAQVLITSWVVIAILLGSAILAVRNPQTIPTAGQNFFEYVLEFIRDVSKTQIGEEYGPWVPFIGTLFLFIFVSNWSGALLPWKIIQLPHGELAAPTNDINTTVALALLTSVAYFYAGLSKKGLGYFGKYIQPTPILLLINILEDFTKPLSLSFRLFRNILADELVVVVLVSLVPLVIPIPVMFLGLFTSGIQALIFATLAAAYIGESMEGHH
- the LOC133803697 gene encoding small ribosomal subunit protein uS2c-like, with the translated sequence MTRRYWNINLEEMMEAGVHFGHGTKKWNPRMAPYISAKRKGIHIINLTRTARFLSEACDLVFDAASRGKQFLIVGTKNKAADSVAGAARKARCHYVNKKWLGGMLTNWYTTETRLHKFRDLRTEQKTGRLNRLLKRDAVVLKRQLSHLQTYLGGIKYMTGLPDIVIIVDQQEEYTALRECITLGIPTICLIDTNCDSDLVDISIPANDDAIASIRLILNKLVFAICEGHSSYIRNS